A window of Conger conger chromosome 13, fConCon1.1, whole genome shotgun sequence contains these coding sequences:
- the LOC133108573 gene encoding extracellular calcium-sensing receptor-like, translating into MLWGCFAASGTGNLQRVEGTMDSVKYQEILGKNLMPSSGDFVIGGVFSIHNYVNTPENNDTSQPKAPRCTGSLDYREVRFARTMVFAIKEINNSSELLPGVTLGYQIHDSCSFVPVAVKVIFQLANGIEPVFFQNQSCSKSATVHAVVGESSSTPSIAMSRILGPFGIPLVSHFATCACLSDKLQFPTFSRTIPSDYFQAAALARLVKHFGWTWIGAVRSDSDYGNNGMAAFLQAAQAEGICVEYSEAFHKTTPHVKVQHVAEVIRKSTARVIVAFIAMGELLALLSELEGKALPPLQWIGSESWVTNREMLRFHLCAGAIGFAIPRSVIPGLPNFLLDLGPAQVSHSPLLTEFWESAFGCSLGGIQTPPGLKPCDGKQNLGDLQNPYTDTSQLRVSNMVYKAVYAIAHAMHSIICTDELHCNTSIRVQPQQVMEHLRKVNFSRNGYKVSFDANGDPVATYELVNWQVKDGHMEFVTVGHYDASAPDGQVFTMKKNITWASGQPQVPVSVCSESCPPGTRKAVQSGRPVCCYDCVPCAEGEISNATDSLDCITCSADYWSNAEKDECVPKPVEFLSFHEVLGIILTACSVTGACMSIMVAAVFYKHRDTPIVKANNSELSFLLVFSLKLCFLCSLTFIGRPSEWSCMLRHTAFGITFVLCISCVLGKTIVVLMAFRATLPGSNVMKWFGPLHQKLSILAFTLIQVLICMLWLTISPPFPNKNMKHYKEKIILECDVGSAVGFWAVLGYIGLLSILCFVLAFLARKLPDNFNEAKLITFSMLIFCAVWFTFIPAYVSSPGKFTVAVEIFAILASSFGLIVCIFVPKCFIILFWPEKNTKKHMMGKMP; encoded by the exons atgctctggggctgctttgctgcctctggcactggaaacctgcagcgTGTGGAGGGCACGATGGATTCAGTCAAGTATCAGGAAATCTTAGGGAAAAACCTCATGCCGTCT TCTGGGGACTTTGTGATCGGAGGTGTTTTTTCCATCCACAACTATGTGAACACACCTGAAAACAACGACACCAGCCAACCCAAAGCACCACGCTGTACAGGGAG TTTGGATTACCGGGAAGTACGCTTCGCTAGAACCATGGTTTTTGCCATTAAGGAGATCAACAACAGTTCAGAGCTCTTGCCAGGTGTAACTCTGGGCTACCAGATCCATGATTCCTGCTCTTTTGTGCCAGTGGCAGTGAAGGTGATATTCCAGCTGGCCAATGGCATTGAACCAGTCTTCTTTCAAAACCAGTCCTGCTCAAAGTCTGCCACTGTCCACGCTGTTGTGGGCGAGTCTAGCTCCACTCCATCTATCGCGATGTCCCGAATTCTTGGACCCTTTGGCATCCCCCTG GTGAGCCATTTTGCCACCTGTGCTTGTCTGAGTGACAAGCTGCAGTTCCCCACCTTCTCCAGGACCATTCCCAGTGACTACTTCCAGGCAGCTGCCCTGGCTAGGCTAGTCAAGCATTTTGGCTGGACTTGGATTGGAGCAGTGCGGAGTGACTCAGACTACGGGAACAATGGGATGGCCGCCTTTCTGCAGGCAGCGCAGGCAGAGGGCATCTGTGTGGAGTACTCCGAGGCATTCCACAAGACAACCCCCCATGTAAAAGTGCAACATGTGGCAGAGGTCATCCGCAAGTCCACAGCCCGTGTCATTGTGGCATTCATTGCCATGGGTGAATTGTTGGCCTTGCTGTCAGAGCTGGAAGGCAAGGCACTGCCTCCACTACAGTGGATTGGGAGTGAGTCCTGGGTCACTAACCGGGAGATGTTGCGGTTCCATCTGTGTGCCGGAGCCATCGGCTTTGCAATTCCCCGCTCGGTCATTCCGGGGCTGCCAAACTTCCTGCTGGACCTGGGGCCGGCACAGGTTTCCCACTCACCCCTCCTTACTGAGTTCTGGGAGAGTGCTTTTGGCTGCAGCCTGGGGGGTATTCAGACTCCACCAGGCCTGAAACCATGCGATGGAAAACAGAATCTGGGAGACCTGCAGAATCCCTACACAGACACATCCCAGCTGCGTGTCTCCAACATGGTATACAAGGCGGTGTATGCAATAGCCCACGCCATGCACAGCATCATCTGCACGGATGAACTCCACTGTAACACAAGTATCAGAGTTCAGCCACAGCAG GTCATGGAGCACCTGAGAAAAGTAAACTTCTCCAGGAATGGGTACAAAGTCTCCTTCGATGCCAATGGGGATCCGGTGGCCACTTATGAGTTGGTGAACTGGCAGGTGAAGGATGGGCACATGGAGTTTGTGACTGTGGGCCATTATGATGCATCCGCCCCCGATGGACAGGTGTTCACCATGAAGAAAAACATTACCTGGGCAAGTGGCCAACCACAG gtgcctgtgtcagtgtgcagtgagagctgtCCCCCTGGTACTCGGAAGGCTGTGCAGAGTGGAAGGCCTGTCTGCTGCTAtgactgtgtgccctgtgctgaGGGTGAAATCAGCAATGCTACAG ATTCCCTGGACTGCATCACCTGTTCAGCTGATTACTGGTCGAATGCTGAGAAGGATGAATGTGTTCCTAAGCCTGTTGAGTTCTTGTCCTTCCATGAGGTTCTTGGGATCATCCTGACAGCATGTTCGGTGACTGGGGCCTGCATGTCCATCATGGTGGCTGCTGTGTTTTATAAACACAGGGACACTCCTATTGTGAAAGCCAACaactcagagctgagcttcctgctgGTCTTTTCATTGAAACTGTGTTTCCTTTGCTCTCTTACCTTCATCGGCCGGCCCTCTGAGTGGTCCTGTATGCTGCGCCACACTGCGTTTGGGATcacctttgtcctctgcatctctTGTGTTCTGGGGAAAACAATAGTGGTGTTAATGGCCTTCAGGGCTACACTTCCAGGCAGTAATGTCATGAAGTGGTTTGGGCCTCTCCATCAGAAACTGAGTATTCTTGCTTTCACTCTCATTCAGGTCCTTATTTGTATGCTTTGGTTAACAATATCCCCTCCTTTCCCCAACAAGAACATGAAGCACTACAAAGAAAAGATCATTCTGGAATGTGATGTAGGATCAGCAGTTGGGTTCTGGGCTGTATTGGGCTATATCGGACTCCTTTCTATATTGTGCTTTGTTTTAGCTTTTCTCGCTCGTAAGCTGCCTGACAACTTCAATGAAGCCAAATTAATCACATTCAGCATGCTCATATTCTGTGCAGTCTGGTTCACCTTTATACCAGCTTATGTCAGCTCACCTGGAAAGTTCACAGTAGCTGTGGAGATCTTTGCCATTTTAGCTTCCAGCTTTGGTCTGAtcgtttgcatttttgtccctaAATGTTTCATAATATTGTTTTGGCCTgagaaaaataccaaaaaacacATGATGGGGAAAATGCCATGA